Proteins from a genomic interval of Candidatus Manganitrophaceae bacterium:
- a CDS encoding DUF4976 domain-containing protein yields the protein MKPTLRRLLAGVALAALFAAPVLAEEKPNFVIVIADDVSWSSFGCVDGGLYTRTPNIDKLARQGLRFTNFMCSVAQCGPSRHELYTGLLPPTSGVYSNGSKPRKKYKNIANYLGELGYMVGLTGKTHFDVSAFHKISGFESNGNHMAPTWEMSGVKRFMEDSKAQDKPFCAVIASVNAHHPWTVGDPSHFPLDQIVVPPHMVDTPATREALAIHAAEVEVLDNQVGATMKLLDDLKLADNTVLIFLSEQGTALPNGKWSVYDYGTRALCLVRWPGKIKPAVTDAVAMYCDISSTLVDIAGGEAPATDGKSLLPVLKGETSHHRDHAYLVHQAGGYTQRAIRNKEFKLVWNPEREVDYYLDVLMKPTSGKFFAKVWREWLKKAQTDPAAQAKIDRVVKHPEFELYDIKNDPWELNNLADNPEYTQKLREMHAQLKADMEKLKDAFSTVDPKDAKRAKKGKPERPKGTDPVEKPGLTDKQKKREARKQARKKGEDEQAE from the coding sequence ATGAAACCTACGTTAAGACGACTTTTGGCCGGTGTTGCGCTGGCAGCACTTTTTGCTGCACCAGTGTTAGCGGAAGAAAAACCGAACTTTGTGATTGTAATTGCGGACGACGTCAGTTGGTCAAGTTTTGGCTGTGTTGATGGGGGCTTGTATACCCGGACGCCGAATATCGACAAGCTTGCTCGTCAGGGGCTTCGTTTTACAAATTTCATGTGTTCCGTGGCCCAGTGTGGCCCATCGCGGCATGAGCTTTACACAGGTTTACTGCCGCCAACCAGTGGTGTTTACAGCAATGGGAGTAAGCCTAGGAAAAAATATAAAAATATAGCCAATTACCTCGGAGAGCTAGGCTACATGGTCGGTTTGACTGGGAAGACCCATTTTGACGTTTCGGCTTTTCATAAAATTTCCGGGTTTGAAAGTAATGGGAATCATATGGCCCCTACATGGGAGATGAGTGGGGTAAAACGGTTTATGGAAGATTCCAAGGCTCAGGATAAACCATTCTGTGCAGTCATAGCTTCAGTCAATGCGCATCACCCATGGACGGTTGGTGATCCGTCTCATTTTCCCCTAGACCAGATAGTAGTTCCTCCTCACATGGTGGATACCCCTGCTACGCGTGAGGCTTTGGCGATACATGCGGCTGAAGTGGAAGTTCTCGACAATCAGGTGGGCGCCACCATGAAGTTGCTGGACGATCTGAAGCTGGCAGACAACACGGTTCTGATATTTTTGAGTGAACAGGGAACCGCATTGCCGAATGGCAAATGGTCGGTCTATGACTACGGAACCAGGGCGCTCTGCCTCGTGCGCTGGCCGGGCAAAATCAAGCCAGCTGTCACAGACGCAGTTGCTATGTATTGTGACATCTCTTCTACGTTGGTGGACATTGCCGGAGGGGAGGCTCCCGCGACGGACGGCAAGAGTTTGTTGCCCGTTTTGAAAGGAGAAACCTCTCATCATCGCGACCATGCTTACCTGGTTCATCAAGCCGGCGGTTATACGCAAAGAGCCATTCGCAACAAGGAGTTCAAGCTGGTCTGGAATCCGGAACGGGAGGTTGACTACTATCTTGATGTGTTGATGAAGCCCACCAGCGGTAAGTTTTTTGCCAAAGTCTGGAGAGAATGGCTGAAAAAAGCCCAAACGGATCCTGCGGCCCAGGCAAAAATCGACCGTGTGGTGAAGCATCCTGAGTTTGAACTTTATGATATCAAGAATGATCCGTGGGAGTTGAACAACCTGGCTGACAACCCTGAGTACACTCAAAAACTCAGGGAGATGCACGCGCAGCTTAAAGCCGATATGGAGAAGCTGAAGGATGCGTTCTCAACGGTCGATCCAAAGGATGCCAAAAGGGCCAAAAAAGGAAAACCCGAACGACCGAAAGGAACCGACCCCGTGGAGAAACCGGGGCTAACCGATAAACAGAAAAAGAGAGAAGCAAGGAAGCAGGCGAGGAAAAAAGGCGAAGATGAACAAGCGGAATAA
- a CDS encoding steryl-sulfatase produces the protein MNQLPTTKQEEKRNVKRVERLAKRASQPIRKTRINNPVKAPFTHFLLSLSVFVWCTAGYAKNLPNFVFIMTDDQGYGDLGCYGHLAIKTPNIDKIAKQGVRFTNFYARHKCSPARASLMSGSYNFRVGIGSIVHPHSSVGMCKEIVTIPEMLKEKGYTSALIGKWHLGHALGYLPTDQGFDFYFGVPGTNHGDGMNHGLPVADGFKPGGGLTMEAYKADSGKGVHGRSTILMRNNRVIEWPTDITQLTKRYTHESVQFIKQNKNKPFFLYIAHGTPHHPYTVDASFRGKSAHGLYGDMIEEIDWSVGEVLKALKENGLEKKTIVAFTSDNGADSKPDRNGNKEKGSNLPLKGWKGSSDEGGVRVPFVVTWPGTLPEGKETGEMASLMDILPTFAALAGIEPKTPQKIDGKDIFPVMQCLPDVKSPHQYLYYAGNIARITGARNERFKLTSRGKPGLYDLQSDLGETKDVAAEYPEVVQELEAAIEAFQKDLDKHSLEAPFDAGQAAYKASKQKKPSKKKGK, from the coding sequence ATGAACCAGCTCCCGACGACAAAGCAAGAAGAAAAGCGGAACGTGAAGCGCGTAGAAAGGCTCGCGAAGAGGGCAAGTCAACCAATCAGAAAAACTCGGATAAATAATCCCGTGAAAGCTCCTTTCACTCACTTTCTTTTGAGCTTGTCTGTATTTGTTTGGTGCACTGCAGGATATGCCAAGAATCTACCGAATTTTGTGTTCATCATGACCGATGATCAGGGGTACGGCGATCTAGGATGCTATGGGCACCTTGCGATTAAGACTCCCAATATCGACAAGATCGCTAAGCAAGGGGTGCGCTTTACCAACTTTTATGCGCGGCACAAGTGCTCTCCGGCTCGTGCATCTCTTATGAGTGGCTCATACAATTTTCGTGTTGGAATTGGTTCTATTGTTCACCCTCATTCCAGCGTCGGCATGTGTAAAGAGATCGTTACGATTCCAGAAATGCTGAAGGAAAAAGGGTACACCAGTGCGCTTATTGGAAAGTGGCATCTTGGGCATGCTCTCGGATATCTGCCGACAGATCAGGGTTTTGACTTTTACTTTGGAGTTCCGGGAACCAACCACGGGGACGGTATGAATCACGGGTTGCCAGTTGCCGACGGGTTCAAGCCGGGCGGAGGTTTGACGATGGAGGCTTACAAAGCCGATTCAGGGAAAGGTGTTCATGGCCGTTCAACGATCCTGATGCGTAACAACAGAGTGATTGAGTGGCCAACGGATATCACCCAGCTGACCAAGCGCTACACTCACGAATCTGTGCAGTTCATTAAACAGAATAAGAACAAGCCGTTCTTTCTCTATATCGCTCACGGTACGCCGCATCACCCATACACTGTGGATGCCTCGTTCCGGGGGAAGAGTGCTCATGGTCTCTACGGGGATATGATCGAGGAGATCGACTGGTCGGTAGGAGAAGTCCTCAAAGCACTAAAAGAAAACGGCCTTGAGAAAAAGACGATTGTCGCCTTTACCTCGGACAACGGGGCGGATTCAAAGCCCGACCGAAATGGCAATAAAGAGAAAGGTTCGAATCTGCCGCTCAAAGGTTGGAAGGGGAGCAGCGATGAAGGCGGCGTTCGTGTGCCCTTCGTCGTCACCTGGCCGGGAACCTTACCGGAAGGGAAAGAAACCGGGGAAATGGCGTCGCTGATGGATATCCTGCCGACCTTTGCCGCCCTCGCGGGCATTGAGCCCAAAACCCCACAGAAGATCGACGGCAAAGATATTTTCCCGGTCATGCAGTGTCTTCCCGATGTGAAGTCGCCGCACCAGTACCTCTACTATGCGGGAAACATCGCCAGAATTACCGGGGCGCGCAATGAGCGCTTCAAACTGACCAGCAGAGGCAAACCCGGCCTGTACGATCTGCAGTCGGACCTGGGAGAAACGAAAGATGTGGCGGCGGAGTATCCGGAAGTCGTGCAGGAGCTTGAAGCCGCGATCGAGGCCTTCCAAAAGGATCTCGATAAACACTCGCTGGAAGCGCCGTTCGATGCCGGTCAGGCAGCGTACAAGGCGAGTAAACAAAAGAAGCCTTCGAAGAAAAAGGGGAAATAG